A genomic region of Pseudomonas sp. RSB 5.4 contains the following coding sequences:
- a CDS encoding DUF4917 family protein translates to MTDFLQVDATLEDWSDLRATADFNGLLVGNGASRAVWDDFGYDSLFENARTVEEKPLSPSELSVFDAMQTRSFEQVLGALKTTSRVNKALAVSSAAPRNRYYAIKEALINTVHAVHIPWRLVQASTLATLNEELARYRTVFTTNYDLLSYWAIQHRSEAIDDLFNGPDASFDLSASSSAKPRLLYLHGGLHLVRNQDGTARKLTSTEGTLLGSFAINNTIKTLDDVPLFVNEGPSADKLKTIRSSDYLSFCYEQLLGHAQNLCIFGHALGEQDAHIVKALRLAKPASVAISIYPRSAAFIQHQKRHYAKVFEGTGVELRFFDAKTHALGNPKLSVPVEI, encoded by the coding sequence ATGACCGATTTTCTGCAAGTCGATGCCACCCTCGAAGACTGGAGCGACCTGCGCGCCACCGCCGACTTCAACGGTCTGCTGGTGGGCAATGGCGCCAGCCGCGCGGTGTGGGACGATTTCGGCTACGACTCGCTGTTCGAAAACGCGCGCACCGTGGAAGAGAAACCACTGAGTCCGTCGGAGCTGAGCGTGTTCGATGCGATGCAGACGCGCAGCTTCGAGCAGGTGCTCGGTGCGCTGAAAACCACCAGCCGGGTCAACAAGGCGCTGGCGGTCAGCTCGGCCGCACCACGCAATCGCTACTACGCGATCAAGGAAGCGCTGATCAACACCGTGCATGCGGTGCACATTCCATGGCGACTGGTGCAGGCTTCGACCCTGGCGACGCTCAACGAAGAACTGGCGCGTTATCGCACAGTGTTCACCACCAATTACGACCTGCTGAGCTACTGGGCGATCCAGCACCGCAGCGAGGCGATCGACGACCTGTTCAACGGCCCCGACGCCAGTTTCGATCTGAGCGCAAGCAGCAGCGCCAAACCGCGTCTGCTGTACCTGCACGGCGGTCTGCACCTGGTGCGCAATCAGGACGGCACCGCCCGCAAACTGACTTCGACCGAAGGCACCCTGCTCGGCAGTTTCGCGATCAACAACACGATCAAGACCCTCGACGACGTGCCGCTGTTCGTCAACGAAGGGCCGAGTGCGGACAAGCTGAAGACCATTCGCAGCTCGGATTATCTGTCGTTCTGCTATGAGCAGTTATTGGGCCACGCGCAGAACCTGTGCATCTTCGGGCATGCGCTGGGCGAGCAGGATGCTCACATCGTCAAGGCGCTGCGCCTGGCGAAACCGGCGAGCGTGGCGATCTCGATCTATCCGCGCAGTGCGGCGTTCATTCAGCACCAGAAGCGGCATTACGCGAAGGTGTTCGAGGGGACCGGGGTTGAGTTGCGGTTTTTTGATGCGAAGACGCATGCGTTGGGCAATCCGAAGCTTTCGGTTCCCGTCGAGATCTGA
- the yiaY gene encoding L-threonine dehydrogenase: MSSTFFIPAVNIMGNGCLDEAMLAIRNYGFRKALIVTDAGLAKAGVAAMAAEKLAMQDIDSVIFDGAKPNPSIANVEAGLALLKDSRCDFVVSLGGGSPHDCAKGIALCATNGGQIRDYEGVDQSSKPQLPLIAINTTAGTASEMTRFCIITDESRHVKMAIVDRNVTPLLSVNDPALMVAMPRSLTAATGMDALTHAIEAYVSTAANPITDACALKAMTLISNNLRLAVRDGSDLAARENMAYAQFLAGMAFNNASLGYVHAMAHQLGGFYDLPHGVCNAVLLPHVQTFNALICAERLTDVAHAMGADIRGFSPEEGAQAAINAIRCLARDVEIPGGLRELGAKLSDIPVLATNALKDACGLTNPRAADQRQIEEIFRNAF, translated from the coding sequence ATGAGCAGCACCTTTTTCATTCCAGCCGTAAATATCATGGGCAACGGATGCCTCGACGAGGCCATGCTTGCGATCCGCAACTACGGTTTTCGCAAGGCGCTGATCGTCACTGACGCGGGGCTGGCCAAGGCTGGCGTGGCGGCCATGGCCGCCGAGAAACTGGCGATGCAGGACATCGACTCGGTGATCTTCGACGGTGCCAAACCGAACCCGAGCATCGCCAACGTCGAGGCCGGACTGGCACTGCTCAAGGACAGTCGCTGCGATTTCGTGGTGTCGCTCGGCGGCGGTTCGCCCCATGACTGCGCCAAGGGTATCGCCCTGTGTGCGACCAACGGTGGGCAGATCCGCGACTACGAAGGCGTCGATCAATCGAGCAAGCCGCAGTTGCCGCTGATCGCCATCAACACCACCGCCGGCACTGCCAGCGAGATGACCCGTTTCTGCATCATCACCGACGAATCGCGCCACGTGAAAATGGCCATCGTCGACCGCAACGTCACGCCGCTGCTGTCGGTCAACGACCCGGCGCTGATGGTCGCCATGCCGAGAAGCCTGACCGCCGCCACCGGCATGGACGCGCTGACCCACGCCATCGAGGCCTACGTTTCGACTGCCGCCAACCCGATCACCGACGCCTGCGCGCTGAAGGCCATGACCCTGATCAGCAATAACCTGCGCCTGGCCGTGCGCGACGGCAGCGACCTCGCGGCGCGGGAGAACATGGCCTACGCGCAGTTCCTCGCCGGCATGGCGTTCAACAACGCATCGCTCGGCTACGTGCACGCGATGGCCCACCAGTTGGGTGGTTTCTACGACTTGCCCCATGGCGTGTGCAACGCCGTGTTGCTGCCGCACGTGCAGACCTTCAACGCGTTGATCTGTGCCGAACGCCTGACTGACGTCGCCCACGCCATGGGCGCTGACATTCGTGGGTTCAGCCCGGAAGAGGGCGCCCAGGCGGCGATCAACGCGATCCGTTGTTTGGCCAGGGACGTCGAGATTCCGGGTGGCCTGCGTGAACTCGGCGCCAAGCTCAGCGACATCCCGGTGCTCGCCACCAACGCGCTGAAAGACGCATGCGGCCTGACCAATCCACGGGCGGCGGATCAACGGCAGATCGAGGAGATTTTCCGTAACGCGTTTTAA
- a CDS encoding MFS transporter, protein MNASATLPITCCTVFLAQLGMSIYLPALPEIAGHLHAEPAQVAWGLSIYLVGMALPMLLWGSLAQRIGRKPVLLAALGLYGVTNLGLPLGSTLESFLLLRLIQGVGASGISVMARVLIRDSFRGDLLAKALSWISISFVVALGIGQYLGSIIQVALGWQAIFYLLGITGLLMALIVSRVNFATLEEVQTNASAWRVYRRILIHRAFLLPALAGGLGYGVIIAFNTAAPLILQGPFNWSTMDYGLLGWPVSAAYFLGALVVNRCVLRAGQHRLMTLGVALVMAGCGVMLLGSLMVNSIALLLWLPYCVAVFGQSLNYPISLSRANDGAPISGAYAMALSGFIHQLMAALIGAIASLIASPSAWPLALLCSVLAFGAMLCVRFTPTRVSP, encoded by the coding sequence ATGAACGCCAGCGCCACCCTTCCTATCACCTGCTGTACCGTGTTCCTCGCGCAGCTGGGCATGAGTATTTACCTGCCAGCGCTGCCGGAGATTGCCGGCCATCTGCACGCGGAGCCTGCACAAGTGGCGTGGGGCTTATCGATTTATCTGGTCGGCATGGCGCTGCCAATGCTGCTTTGGGGTTCACTGGCCCAGCGTATCGGACGCAAACCGGTGTTGCTCGCAGCGCTGGGCCTGTATGGCGTGACGAACCTGGGCTTGCCGCTGGGTTCGACGCTGGAGTCGTTCCTTTTACTGCGCCTGATTCAGGGCGTTGGCGCCAGCGGGATTTCGGTGATGGCAAGGGTGCTGATTCGCGACAGTTTTCGCGGCGACCTGCTGGCCAAGGCATTGTCGTGGATTTCGATTTCGTTCGTGGTGGCACTGGGTATCGGCCAGTACCTGGGGTCGATCATTCAGGTCGCGCTGGGCTGGCAGGCCATCTTCTACTTGCTCGGCATCACAGGCTTGCTGATGGCTCTGATCGTATCCCGGGTCAACTTCGCGACCTTGGAGGAGGTGCAAACAAACGCTTCGGCATGGAGGGTTTACCGGCGCATCCTGATCCATCGCGCGTTCCTGTTGCCGGCACTGGCCGGCGGTCTCGGCTACGGCGTCATCATCGCCTTCAACACGGCTGCACCGCTGATCCTGCAAGGGCCGTTCAATTGGTCCACGATGGATTACGGTCTGCTCGGCTGGCCGGTCAGTGCGGCGTACTTTCTCGGAGCGCTAGTGGTCAATCGCTGCGTTCTGCGCGCGGGTCAACACCGTTTGATGACGCTGGGCGTGGCGCTGGTGATGGCGGGCTGCGGTGTGATGCTACTGGGCAGTCTGATGGTCAACTCCATCGCGCTGCTGCTGTGGCTGCCCTACTGCGTGGCGGTATTCGGTCAGTCGCTGAACTATCCGATCAGCCTGTCCCGTGCCAACGATGGCGCACCGATTTCGGGAGCTTACGCGATGGCATTGAGCGGATTTATTCACCAACTGATGGCGGCGTTGATCGGCGCGATTGCCAGTCTTATTGCCAGCCCTTCGGCGTGGCCGCTAGCACTGTTGTGCAGTGTGCTTGCGTTCGGCGCGATGCTCTGTGTGAGATTCACGCCGACGCGTGTCAGCCCTTAA
- a CDS encoding aminotransferase class I/II-fold pyridoxal phosphate-dependent enzyme, translating into MNQMQQAPNLYSNYRKVIALANQDWENAELGKVAGLNVEVMGPNRLLDQYGRELQHFCTTSYLGLDHHPALLEGAIAALQETGSMRVANSKNRCKLEILEKYETELSQLFDAVCLTTLSCSAASAGILPLLASGVLTDNRPPVMVFDRQAHYSMNHLKAACADETRVMTCPHNDMDFLEQMCQQYGRVAYVGDGAYSMGGVTNMEGLLYLKDRYGLFLYLDDSHALSAVGHNGVGLVRPRIQTLEDDCLIVASLAKSFGASGGLVMLGNLRQKKIIQRYGGPSNWSQSLNCAAIGAGRASIRLHYSAEFAALQASLQANIRLFDSLISTEQCHSAMAIRLIDCGQADLANCIASELAEQGFFTSAVFFPVVAQGKAAIRVTLRADMEPSLIRYFCEAVSELLRTHRVDFDI; encoded by the coding sequence ATGAACCAGATGCAGCAAGCACCAAACCTTTATTCCAACTATCGAAAAGTCATCGCACTGGCAAACCAGGACTGGGAGAACGCCGAGCTCGGCAAAGTCGCCGGGCTCAATGTCGAAGTCATGGGTCCCAATCGCCTGCTCGACCAATATGGACGGGAGCTACAACATTTCTGTACCACGTCCTACCTTGGCCTTGATCATCACCCTGCCCTGCTCGAAGGTGCAATTGCCGCCCTGCAGGAAACCGGCTCCATGCGCGTTGCCAACTCGAAAAATCGCTGCAAACTGGAGATTCTCGAAAAATACGAAACCGAGCTTTCGCAGCTGTTCGATGCTGTGTGCCTGACGACCTTGTCCTGCAGCGCTGCTAGTGCGGGGATCTTGCCGCTGCTGGCCAGCGGTGTATTGACCGATAATCGCCCGCCAGTAATGGTCTTTGACCGTCAGGCGCATTACTCGATGAATCATTTGAAAGCTGCCTGCGCCGACGAAACTCGTGTCATGACCTGTCCACACAACGACATGGATTTTCTGGAACAGATGTGCCAGCAATACGGCCGCGTGGCCTATGTTGGCGACGGCGCCTACAGCATGGGCGGCGTGACCAACATGGAAGGCCTGCTGTACCTCAAGGATCGTTACGGGCTGTTTCTTTATCTGGATGATTCCCACGCGTTGTCAGCCGTCGGCCATAACGGCGTCGGTCTGGTACGACCGAGAATCCAGACGCTGGAAGATGACTGCCTGATCGTTGCGTCGCTGGCCAAGTCATTTGGCGCCAGTGGTGGGCTGGTGATGCTCGGCAACCTGCGCCAGAAAAAAATCATCCAGCGTTATGGCGGCCCGAGCAACTGGTCACAAAGTCTAAACTGTGCGGCAATCGGCGCCGGCCGAGCGTCTATCCGCCTGCATTACAGCGCCGAATTCGCCGCTCTACAGGCCAGCCTCCAAGCTAATATCCGCCTCTTCGACAGTTTGATCAGCACCGAGCAATGCCACAGCGCGATGGCGATCCGCTTGATCGATTGCGGCCAGGCGGATCTGGCCAACTGCATCGCCAGCGAACTGGCCGAGCAAGGCTTTTTCACCAGCGCGGTATTTTTTCCAGTGGTTGCCCAAGGTAAAGCGGCCATTCGGGTAACCTTGCGTGCTGATATGGAGCCGTCGCTGATCCGATATTTCTGCGAAGCAGTCAGCGAGTTGTTGCGCACGCATCGCGTCGATTTCGACATCTGA
- a CDS encoding DMT family transporter: protein MSTLQWVGLLLLAAFAGAVVPFQSAINSNLARGLGHPLWATLASLLVSVLVLLPVILALRLPPPSLGFISKAPLWMWAGGAFGVCFVALAVMLLPKLGASGFVALALAGQVIASMLLDHFGLFGLVEKQLTMSRVLGALLLIGGVVLIQFGEATSRNLAPAG, encoded by the coding sequence ATGAGTACGTTGCAGTGGGTCGGTTTGTTGTTGCTGGCCGCGTTTGCCGGCGCGGTGGTGCCGTTTCAGAGTGCGATCAACAGCAATCTGGCGCGGGGACTGGGACATCCGCTGTGGGCGACCTTGGCCTCGTTGCTGGTGAGTGTGCTGGTGCTGTTGCCGGTGATTCTGGCGTTGCGCCTGCCGCCGCCGTCGCTGGGGTTTATCAGCAAGGCACCGTTGTGGATGTGGGCTGGCGGTGCGTTCGGCGTGTGCTTTGTGGCGCTGGCGGTGATGTTGCTGCCCAAACTCGGCGCGTCCGGGTTTGTTGCGCTGGCGTTGGCCGGGCAGGTGATCGCGTCGATGCTGCTCGATCACTTCGGGCTGTTTGGGCTGGTGGAGAAACAGCTGACGATGTCGCGGGTTTTGGGCGCGTTGCTGCTGATTGGCGGGGTGGTGTTGATTCAGTTTGGTGAGGCAACGAGCAGGAATCTGGCACCTGCCGGGTAG